A single genomic interval of Gossypium raimondii isolate GPD5lz chromosome 11, ASM2569854v1, whole genome shotgun sequence harbors:
- the LOC105803657 gene encoding uncharacterized protein At1g65710, with amino-acid sequence MGGCFSKKKASSPHHNPQSTALPLSSALTPLAAEPNLKTGSEPKVHQVTEEEQSGKASQEESLVKKEIFVIKHRKSHDRDKRSPPPQNPTQSTENEPASSASTEGGVVCNINAAVRTSGCTKEEVDAILIQCGRLSRSNSSGKTPSRKYSGSKRSYDFDCENDNDISAAASTDYGSRKKGNDNLREDDRPRHRQSSRSSSQGRRRTPSRERDQQQQRSGSRERVNGSGGGRRVSRSPGRRSENTEGTHGNNAANASNRPGKMVSVPATVSSLAMDKSSNGVEPSTTTANAIKRISVKRNVGEAGVVGVSRSAASPRSQSPARTNNLKGCNENQQQPTLSRSSSRKAEHSPYRRNPLSEIDPNSLAYPQSAATNKGQGGIKKSNVEMNHKASVQGSNHKAGSIATNVEDVKTQPPKVGADNLKPQQLTRSRSSRRSRDLDLNPEILLNPIPSSYTTLLLEDIQNFHQNNNSNPPQFSLPACVSKACSILEAVADLNSTTSSNLSGAFSDRKGLPTDGSNKNAYNNMTVERKMTEAGDPFVESEVIGSDHLMEPSFHKYVTVRRGGGGAEMEEQESSGSNSIAASGQQHWGFSSSSWEPNSADSTDRWSSRTKSRQEDYNSPLGLQRHAFAEAGSGMKK; translated from the exons ATGGGTGGCTGTTTCAGCAAAAAGAAAGCCTCTTCCCCCCATCACAACCCTCAGTCGACCGCGCTTCCTCTTTCTTCTGCACTAACACCATTAGCGGCCGAGCCCAACCTCAAAACCGGAAGCGAGCCCAAGGTTCACCAGGTAACTGAAGAAGAACAGTCTGGGAAAGCAAGCCAAGAGGAGAGCTTGGTGAAGAAGGAGATATTCGTCATAAAACACAGAAAGAGCCATGACAGAGACAAACGCTCCCCTCCGCCGCAAAATCCAACGCAGTCAACCGAAAACGAGCCCGCTTCCTCTGCCTCCACCGAAGGAGGCGTCGTCTGCAACATCAATGCTGCTGTGAGGACGTCCGGCTGCACTAAAGAGGAAGTAGATGCCATTTTGATACAATGCGGAAGGCTTAGCAGAAGCAACTCCTCGGGGAAAACGCCTTCCAGGAAGTACTCCGGTTCCAAGCGAAGTTACGATTTCGATTGCGAAAACGACAATGATATCAGCGCTGCTGCTTCAACTGATTATGGTTCGAGGAAGAAAGGGAATGATAATTTACGTGAAGACGACCGCCCTCGCCACCGGCAATCAAGTAGGTCTTCTTCTCAAGGAAGGAGGAGGACTCCGAGCAGAGAAAGAGACCAGCAGCAACAACGCTCCGGGAGCAGAGAAAGAGTTAACGGCAGCGGTGGTGGAAGACGAGTGAGCCGATCCCCAGGAAGAAGATCAGAGAACACTGAAGGCACCCATGGTAATAATGCTGCCAATGCCAGTAACAGGCCCGGAAAGATGGTCTCTGTTCCGGCAACCGTTTCTTCATTGGCAATGGATAAGAGCAGCAACGGTGTAGAACCTTCCACGACTACTGCTAATGCCATCAAAAGGATCTCTGTGAAGAGGAATGTGGGAGAGGCGGGTGTAGTAGGTGTTTCAAGGAGCGCCGCTTCACCTCGGTCTCAGTCCCCTGCAAGGACTAATAATCTCAAAGGCTGCAATGAGAATCAGCAACAACCAACTCTTAGTCGAAGTTCCTCCAGGAAAGCAGAGCATTCGCCTTATAGAAGAAACCCATTGAGCGAGATTGATCCCAACTCACTTGCATACCCACAGTCAGCTGCCACCAACAAAGGACAAGGAGGAATCAAg AAATCGAATGTTGAGATGAACCACAAAGCCAGTGTTCAAGGTAGCAACCATAAAGCTGGCAGCATTGCTACAAATGTTGAAGATGTCAAGACACAGCCACCCAAGGTCGGAGCTGACAATCTGAAACCTCAACAATTAACGAGAAGCAGATCCTCAAGGCGGTCACGGGACCTGGACCTGAATCCAGAAATTTTGTTGAACCCCATCCCATCGTCATACACAACGCTATTGCTTGAAGACATCCAAAATTTTCACCAAAACAACAACAGCAATCCTCCTCAGTTTTCACTCCCAGCGTGCGTGAGCAAGGCCTGCTCCATTTTGGAAGCAGTTGCTGACCTCAACTCCACTACAAGCTCCAACCTCTCTGGTGCATTCTCTGATAGGAAAGGTCTCCCAACAGATGGTTCAAACAAGAACGCCTACAACAACATGACTGTAGAGAGGAAAATGACGGAAGCGGGAGACCCTTTCGTTGAATCCGAGGTAATTGGAAGTGATCATTTGATGGAGCCAAGTTTTCACAAGTACGTGACAGTTAGGAGAGGTGGTGGTGGGGCAGAAATGGAGGAACAAGAATCATCAGGGAGCAATAGTATAGCGGCCAGCGGGCAGCAGCATTGGGGGTTTTCATCCTCCTCGTGGGAACCCAATTCAGCAGATTCAACGGATCGATGGAGTTCAAGGACAAAAAGCAGACAAGAGGACTACAACAGTCCCCTGGGACTCCAGAGGCATGCCTTTGCTGAAGCAGGCAGTGGCATgaaaaaatag